Part of the Salvelinus sp. IW2-2015 linkage group LG7, ASM291031v2, whole genome shotgun sequence genome, AAAAATACGGAGTCAAATCATGTCAGTGATCTGCAGGTCGGAAAGACGGAGTTcaagaaagaggcctgagttggatgaccatttWAAaattattttcccagtcggagcttgttttttcccccttagTTRcaagttgttttgaacgcactgaagttggagattttCGAGTTCCCAGTTTTGAATGCGACAGGTGTCAATTCGTTTTTAGGCAAAAGGAAGACTGTTCTCCATTCCGATAGCCTCCTTTTGGCGAGGAAGCACAGGTGTATCCTACCAGAGTCCTTTGTGGAAGAGTTTTCAAATCTGCCACACCCTTTGAATCTGCTTTTGTTTTCTTGAAGGAAAAAAtcatgcaaacatttaaaaacaatatgctattTAAATCTATAAAATGTATTGCATAACTAGCCAAAWGTTTATCacttaatacatttattttgggattccaacctgtaaatgtaatttgcctgatgacgcgTGATTAGAtgagtctcatttcatacaagcgcATTTTCGTCCACTTTCCCTCTCCGCCGCTCCTCAATTGCCTTTGACCTTTTTCCAATTGTGAAAAGGCCCATATGTTTCACCTGGGGACTGTTCAGGAGGGTGCACTGTAAAAatataactaaactcagcaaaaaaagaaacgtccctttttcaggaccttgtctttcaaagataatttgtaaaaatccaaataacttcacagatcttcattgtaaaggggttaaacactgtttcccatgcttgttcaatgaaccataaacaattaatagacatgcacatgtggaacggtcattaagacactaacagcttacagatggtaggcaattaaggtcacagttatgaaaacctaggacactaaagaggcctttttactgattctgaaaaacaccaaaagaaagatgcccagggtccctgctcatctgcgtgaacgtgccttaggcatgctgcaaggaggcatgaggactgcagatgttaccagggcaataaattgcaatgtctgtactgtgagacgcctaagacagcgctacaggacggacagctgatggtcctcgcagtggcagaccacgtgtaacagcacctggacaggatcggtacatccgaacatcacacctgcaggacaggtacaggatggcaacaacaactgtccgggttaaaccaggaacgcacaatcccttcatcagttaacccttgcaaggctgccggcccagatggcatccctagccgcgtcctcagagcatgcgtagaccagctggcttgtgttttaaggacatattcaatcaatccctatcccagtctgctgttcccacatgcttcaaaagggccaccattgttcctgttcccaagaaagctaaaggtaactgagctaaacgactatcgccccgtagcactcacttccgtcatcatgaagtgatttgagagactagtcaatgatcatatcacctccaccctacctgacaccctagacccactccaatttgcttaccgccccaataggtacacagacgacgcaattgcaatcacactgccctaacccacctggacaagaggaatacctatgtaagaatgctgttcatcgattacagctcagcatttaacaccatagaccctgggtctcgaccccgacctgtgcaactgggttctggactttgacgggccggccccaggtggtgagggtaggaaacatctccaccccgctgatcctcaacactgggtccccacaagggtgcgttcttagcactctcctgtactccctgttcacccatggctgcgtgactatgcacgcctccaacaagtttgcagacgatcaagtttgcagacgacactagtgGTAGGctggattaccaacaacgacaagacggcctacagggaggaggtgagggccctcggagtgtggtgtcaggaaattaaTCTcaaactcaatgtcaacaaaacaaaggagatgatcgtggatttcaggaaacagcagagggagcacccccctatccacattgacgggacagtagtggagaaggtggaaagttttaagttcctcggtgtacacatcacagactgaaatggtccacccacacagacagcatggtcaagaaggcacaacagcgccttttcaacctcaggaggctgaaaaaatatggcttgtcaccaaaaactcaaacttttacagatgcgcaatcgagagcatcctgtctggctgtatcacagcctggtacgacaactgctccgcccacaaccgtaaggctctccagagggtagtgaggtctgcacaacgcatcaccgggggcaaactacctgccctccaggacacctataccacccgatgtcacaggaaggccaaaaagaacatcaaggacaacaaccacccgagccactgcctgttcaccccactatcatccagaaggcgaggtcattacaggtgcatcaaagctgggactgagagactgaaaaactgcttctacTCAAGGCCATCAGARtgttaaacagccatcactaacattgagtggctgctgccaacatactgactcaaatctctagcctctttaataattacaaattggatgtaataaatgtatcactagtcactttaaacaatgccactttatatgtttacataccctatattaatcatctcatatgtatatactgtactctataccatctactgcatcttgccatgccgttcagccatcgctcatccatatatttatatgtacatattcttattcattcctttacacatgtgtgtataaggtagttgttgtgaaattgttagattacttgttagatattactgcacggtcggaactaaaagcacaagcatttcgctacactcgcattaacatctgctaaccatgtgtatgtgaccaatacaatttgatttgatttcagtgctcagactgtccgcattaggctgagagaggctggactgagggcttgtaggcctgttgtaaggcaggtcctcaccagacatcaccagcaacaacgtcgcttatgggcacaaacccactccactgtcgctggaccagactggactggcaaaaagtgctcttcactgacgagttgcggttttgtctcactaggggtgatggtcggattcgcgtttatcgttgaaggaataagcgttataccgaggcctgtactctggagcgggatcgatttggaggtggatggtccgtcatggtctagtggcgatgtgtcacagcatcatcggactgagcttgttgtcattgcaggcaatctcaacgctgtgcattacagggaagacatcctccttgaTCCTCATGTGGtagccttcctgcaggctcatcctgacatgaccctccagcatgacaatgccaccagccatactgctcgttctgtgtgtgattttctgcaagatagggatgtcagtgttctgccacggccagcgaagagcccaatCTCAATCCCTtttagcacgtctgggacctgttggatctgagggtgagggctagggccataaatgtccgggaacttacaggtgctttggtggggtaacatctcgcagcaagaactggtaaatctggtgcagtccatgaggagatgcactgcagtacttaatgcagctggtggccacaccagatactgttacttttgatccccacctttgttcagggacacattattccatgtctgtggaacttgttcagtttatttctgTTGTTGATAAACGCAGTTAACaggtgacagtgagaggacgtttcttttttgctgagtttacttccAATCAGTAATACAGGGTTGACTGATTCCTATACTTAGCATGTTTCCTTCATGGATGTATAGTGTGGTGAACATTGCAGGTGTTATGCCAGTTGTATGGAGATGAGTGGTGTAAAATGTCCTCCTGTTTCAGGGATGGAGGGTGAGAGCTGAGCGGCCAGCCAGGTTTAACCGTGAAGGAGGAGACCGAGACAACTACAGACGTTCTGTTGCACCACGTGAGTACCCAAATCACCTGTTTTATGTTCGATAAGCATGCACCAATATGGAAACATTGGGCCAATGCCATAGTGGCTGACCTACATTGCAACACATGGTAAATTGAATGAAAGTTACTTAATTCTTTACTTGTCTGATGATCATACTTTGTCCTTTTAGCTGGTGCAGACAAGAAGGCTGAAGCAGGTGCTGGTGCAGCTACTGGGTTCCAATTCGTAAGTAAATACTTTTCCAAGCATTTGAATCAAGGATGGGTGCCATGCTATATTGTAGCCCAGTAGTGATCTTCAAGGACCGAAAACATACCAACTTTGTGTTGCAGAGAGGCGGTTTTGGACGTGGCAGAGGACAGCAACCACCACAGGAGTAAAGCAGACTGTTCTTGTACAGTATAATAAAAGGTGATTGAGATTACACCAATGTGTCATGAATTTAATTGCATGAGATGTCAGTGCTCATTATCATAAGATGTATACACTTGAATTTGTAGATGGTAATGACTAAGCTTATTTTCAAAGTAGGTTAGTTTACAAACGAATTGCTCCATCAGCTGAAAGAAACCCAAAGGAAAGAGAACACTGAAATACTGGTGTTTTTATTAATTGGCACAATTCATTTTACATTCAGGCTTACACTTTATACCCATTGAAGAAATCTGAGTTGACAACATGGAGATGTTTAGCCATATAATTGCAAGGCCAACTGAACAAATGCCTGTCTGATTTGCCTGATTGGACCATTGCACGTAACGACTAACAATTTCTGAACACCAGTCTTCAAGAAATATTTCCTCATTTGATTAGCTTTATCCTGTTAAGACCCTTAACAGTAAACTGAAGTAATCAAGAATGGAGGGGAAACACTGCGAGAACTACCATCACCTGGTTAGATGACCCATAGCCAGTAGATGGCACAACCTCATGATGGTCATACTGAGGAAAATAATGACATTCCTACTGGCCCTATAGTGGGGAAATAAAGCCATGTATGTCATTACGTCCTGGTGCAATATTATGACTTTAGGTCTACCATGAGTAGGCCTAACCCTTTCTATTTTTACATGTGCCATAGGCAAGTAGTCAAAAGAAATTAAAATGCAGTTCACATGCAAACATCACATTCTTATGTTCAGGGTCAATGTTGAAAGGAACCAAAACTCCACATGATAGGCAGTTACTAATACATAAATGTTGCATAACCAACTAAAGGAAATGCAATGCAGCTAGGCAAAACTAGCCAACTGAGGGCCCAAGATACCACAGGGCTAGGGCCATAAAGGTTAAGAGGCTGTATAAAACTTAAACATTGGCAAGAGAGAGTTCAAAGATGAACAAAAGGAGGTTGAAAACTGAACAGCTCTTTGTACCAGATCAGTTGTGTAAATTTGGATCAATGCAGCTCAGCAAGAATGCCTAAATGCTCAGTGGCACAAGCTGTTCTGCCAGAGCCAGTCAGATTCTCACACCATGGACAACATGACATCTTACATTGTTTGTTCTTGGCAGGGTAACTTGGTGGGCCTGAAACATAATTGAGATGATCACATACCTAGCCCATCAGGGTTTTGAGCTGTTTAGCACAGAGGTCTCAGGAGTAAGTACTTCATCAAAACCAGCTAGCAACTACAAGATGACAAGTGTGAGCGAAGAAGAATCTACACATTCATTTGTGGGCCAGTGAGACGCGCAAACGACAGTACCAAACTCCAGGGTCAGTAGGAGAGTTTGCTCTCTGCATTGACAGATTATAGCTCATTAACATATCTACCAATCCCAGTTATTTGTTCCCAAGTCCTGACAAGGCCAGAATCACTATGGTTCTGAGACTCGGCATCCATCCATTCGTCAGAAATACGGCATTTAAAATATTAATTTGAACAACCAATGAACATACCAAAAGTAGACATAATATATTAAGACCTGTtaaaagtatttcaagaaacaaaaatacaaatctcACTGACAAAAAACAAGTCCAGTGTTAATTTAAGGGAAAATGCAGAACTACATCACAGTGTAAACATTTGTTAGGAATACAATTTAGAATTGATGAAATCACGAGTGTAAATGTACTCACCAACGTGCAGGTGATTTACCTTGGCATTGCATCTCAGGTTGTGCAACCTCTTTTCCTGCATCACACACTGGCTGCATTTTGACagagcccaattctgatatttttccactaattggtcttttgaccgatcagatcagctctgaaaaagatctgtgattggtcaaaagaccaattagtgggaaaaaatatcattattgggctgcctgtctaaatgcagccataGTCACACACGCAAATACACACCAATCAGCCCTCAacttacacaatacacacagaaagGCTATTAGTACAGACTGATAAATGTCCGTCATCTGCAATCAATCACCATGATAACataagaaaataaatattaatattaaCAAAGTAAATTGATATAAGATGATCGAATAAAGTGGAAACCATAACATCAATGAGTGGGGTCTAGAGTGGGGTCCACATGTTATGCAGCAGTGGCATAATCTTCCTAGTGCCATTTTAAATTAGCATTACTATTCAAGCACAAACACCTAACGACATTACTCCCCACCTTCTGATACACAACCAGATTCAAAAGACTAGTCTGGGTTCTTGTTCCTTTCCCCTGAGGATCAGATAACATGCACAATTCTCTGTCTTTCTGGTCATTGAATTATAAAACCAATCAATAAATCATCGTCATAGTCTGACAAGATGTGAGACAGCAGATGACTTAGATTTCAATGTTCTGGTTAGATGTGCCCCAGTGTGGTTAAAGGCCCAAGCTACTGTgggagtagtttttttttttgtcagccCCTTATCAAAGCTTCTCTTTCAAAACACCAAAGCTTGTGCTACCTTCACAATGTAATACAAAGGGAGACTGTTTGTACCAGATAATTCCATTCCTACAGATTGCGTCACACAAGACACACCCATGTAGCTTTACCACACATGCAAAACAAGACACTTTCCCACAAGCCTATCTAACCTAAAGCCATTCATTCTTAGGGGATTAGGaaatatatgaagaaaaaaaaaatagaaaatgtcaCACTGAAATAGACTGTCATACTTTATAACTCTTAACACAGTTGGGAGTAGGTATTACACTAATGATCTGTCACGGTATATGTTGAGAGGTTGTCATTCTTATGAATGCCATATAAAAAAGGGGTGTGGCAACTTCAAGTAAAGTGTTAGCAAAACAAGACCCTGCAAAGCCTGTTTTCTTCTGTAAACACATTCAATACCAATACTTTACGTCACCAAAGCAGAAAGTTTCATTCATCAAACTTATGAGAGAGGAACCGAGGTAAAGGAGGACAAGTGTTTGGGAATATCTCATGCAATCACTagtaaaaagcaacaaaaaaaacattcaaattacAAAGTGTTATATCTTCTTCGCCCAACACTTGTCAAGTCTGTACCTCCACTCTGGCACAAGAAGGCTGGCAAGGCAAACATTTGTTGATATtttgaaggtaaaaaaaaaaagtagtagGAGCAGGATTAAGTAAGAAAAAGAAGCAGGTAAAAGATGTGGAGAAGTCTCCAGGAGTTTCTGTGTTTTAGTTATCTTATACTCGATCTGGAGCTCTGGTTGATATTGTAGGTAGGGGAGTGCTCTTCTCCCCCTATCGTGGTCACCAGGGGTGTCCCGTTGCTGCTCAGGCTGCCCTGTTGTAGGGCCTCAAAGTACGAGGCCTGCACAGGCTTGTGGCACTGCAACACTCTTCTGGCATCCTCTGTATTAAACCATTCCCTTTTTCTCCCTGTCAACAGAGGGATAAAGACCAAAGGGGAGTCAGGAAGggggcaaaaaaaacaaaaaacaggtttAGTCTAGATTAACTCAGGAATGAAACATGACAATGAAGGATCTACAATAGTAGTAGGATCTACTGGCCAATCCATGTGTCAATTTGATAACAAAAATTATTGTCCAGTCATCACAACTTTCACAAACACCACAAAAACTAGAAACATACCAATATTCACAGAGTCCTCCCAGTCGTCCAACATCTCTGTAACGATGAGGACATAGACATATGTTCTGTGCTTCCTGTCTGTGTTCTGAGTAAGAGTAAATCGAGAAATTGTCAGTGCTCAAGGTTAGGAGGCAAACAGTGGACATAAATGAGCAGTTCCTCCCACCCCAAGTTTAAAGACAACCACACAGACATAAAAAAATGGCATTATGTAAAATCTTCAACTTTTTCAGCTCACCTCGAAAATTCCTAGTAGACGCCCCAATGTCCCCTTGACACCAGCCTGGAAAGACAACATGGCCAGTGGAAATGAAACAGCAGATAAAATCATTAATCTTAGTAAAAGCAGGACACTTGTGATAATGTTTTTGCCTTTTTCACTGATGGATTCTGAGAATTGATGCCATTTTCAGTCACGGGGTGGGGGGAGGCCATGGTTGTGTATGGtcatgaaggagagggagagatcagTTCCTATTAACATGGCGTATTCGTAGTACTTTCTTCTTCAGGTTACAGTTTTACTCTATTTATAAACATGGACTCTCAATCAAGAGGCTCCTCCATCCCCATTTAGTCCATAGCTTCCATAGAGGAACATCTAGACTCAAAGAACGCATAGATTTTTCAGGCTTGAAATAAGGGCTGCTAAGGTAACGGGTATAAACTTCATCAACAAAAGACCCAACTCCTGCAAGAACATTTGgcaaagacaacaatacatcagatTGTGTTTCACTGACAAATGAGCTCAACATCAATCACAAGGAACTCACAAGAGGCTGAATACACTTAATGGAAAAGCAATAAACTTAAAATGACTGTAAGATCCCATTTGTTACAAGAGAAAACGCTAACTTCCTTTACGGAGAAGTCAAATACGTTATATACCCTCCTTAAGAGCTTTAGGCAACACTTTAGTACGAGCGTAACCCTTCTAGAGAATGTTGCTGGGGGACAGGATTTTGGGGGAAATCAGATCAGATTAATAAGCATATACCAAACCATTTAAAAGCCACCTGTGCAGAAGTGAAATTATACTTCCCATGAGCTCCTTGCTTAATAAAAACTCTGAACGCACAAGTCAAGTTGACAAGTAATTCAGCCTACCTCTTCACACACCTCTCGAACAGCAGCAACGTTGGGCTCTTCCTCCGGCTCCATCCCTCCACCAGGGACGATCCACTTGCCTGGATGCCGGATACTACTCACCAACAACACCTGTAGGATTGACAGTTATTAACAATAATATGCCCCTACCTTCACAAGATTGAGTTGCTCTAATTGAATACCATTACATGAGCACtaatataggcctataacagAAATTAAGCACTTGAGCCCCCAGGTGTTATAATACCCACAAAAAACCTAGCAGTTAAACAGGGTaatggttccaataattttttcaacctttcattttcccatagggaattttagaaacacttaaaataagggctgtgtttcatgtaggcatGATGTTCTGATAACCAGGTAaatctctcagacaaggtgacttttagcaATATATTTCAGCTacatttactctcagattcgaaaatgccaattagcatcaaagtagacatcaagcaagactacaaatccctgKAAGTAATCTCCAGCTgccacctttgctaacaggtattgtgtcaatttaaatcTTGCACAAGAcatttcacagaattgtcaattta contains:
- the LOC111966588 gene encoding diphosphoinositol polyphosphate phosphohydrolase 1 isoform X1, whose translation is MMKIKSNQTRTYDGDGYKKRAACLCFRNESEEEVLLVSSIRHPGKWIVPGGGMEPEEEPNVAAVREVCEEAGVKGTLGRLLGIFENTDRKHRTYVYVLIVTEMLDDWEDSVNIGRKREWFNTEDARRVLQCHKPVQASYFEALQQGSLSSNGTPLVTTIGGEEHSPTYNINQSSRSSIR
- the LOC111966588 gene encoding diphosphoinositol polyphosphate phosphohydrolase 1 isoform X2; the protein is MMKIKSNQTRTYDGDGYKKRAACLCFRNESEEEVLLVSSIRHPGKWIVPGGGMEPEEEPNVAAVREAGVKGTLGRLLGIFENTDRKHRTYVYVLIVTEMLDDWEDSVNIGRKREWFNTEDARRVLQCHKPVQASYFEALQQGSLSSNGTPLVTTIGGEEHSPTYNINQSSRSSIR